A genomic window from Brassica oleracea var. oleracea cultivar TO1000 chromosome C8, BOL, whole genome shotgun sequence includes:
- the LOC106308936 gene encoding cyclin-A2-3-like produces the protein MVKDNAVSRPFTRSLASALRASTTQNQQRANTKRPASEDKNVTAPNKKKRRAVLGDISNVTFNAPKLEAKNIKQVKKGRGTSQLASSCVTSEITKLQSKTDAKAEAVSVTAGSMSLCKGTNDTPDIPKFIDIDSDDKDPLLCCLYAPEIYYSLRDKLQKNPTLEHYTTYKASDLKASVYALQDLQLNTKGCPLSAVRMKYKQEKFKFVAVLTSPKLLDTLF, from the exons ATGGTGAAGGATAATGCCGTCTCTCGTCCTTTCACTCGTTCCCTTGCCTCTGCTTTGCGCGCTTCTACTACACAGAATCAACAGAGAGCAAACACTAAAAGACCAGCCTCTGAGGATAAGAACGTAACTGCACCCAATAAGAAGAAGAGGCGAGCAGTTCTAGGGGATATCTCAAATGTTACCTTCAATGCACCTAAACTTGAG GCCAAAAACATCAAGCAGGTAAAGAAAGGACGGGGTACATCTCAGTTGGCATCATCTTGTGTTACTTCAGAAATCACAAAACTTCAGTCCAAGACCGATGCAAAAGCTGAAGCTGTATCAGTGACAGCAGGAAGCATGTCTCTTTGTAAAGGCACAAATGACACACCTGATATCCCAAAATTCATAGACATTGATTCAGATGACAAGGATCCTTTACTCTGCTGCCTCTATGCCCCTGAAATCTACTACAGCCTGCGTGATAAACTTCAAAAA AATCCAACACTTGAGCATTACACAACGTACAAAGCCTCAGATCTGAAAGCATCTGTTTATGCGTTACAAGATCTGCAGCTTAACACCAAAGGTTGCCCGTTGAGCGCTGTACGCATGAAGTATAAGCAAGAGAAA TTCAAATTTGTGGCGGTACTCACATCTCCTAAATTACTTGACACACTATTCTGA